A part of Aegilops tauschii subsp. strangulata cultivar AL8/78 chromosome 2, Aet v6.0, whole genome shotgun sequence genomic DNA contains:
- the LOC109771989 gene encoding lysine-specific demethylase JMJ21 — protein sequence MESAGNGRRDAALGGLAVLPDELLCAVVDLLQPTDIGRLACVSSVMYILCNEEPLWMSKYLSVGGHFEYKGSWKKTTLARLNLCSENSELEQKARHFDGFNSLYLYRRWYRCFTTLSSYSFDNGHVERKDDLSLDHFRSQYDGKGPVLLGKLADSWPARTKWSMQQLVHDYGEVTFRISQRSPKKIIMKLKDYVSYMELQHDEDPLYIFDDKFGESAPALLEDYRVPHLFQEDLFDVLDYEQRPAFRWFIIGPERSGASWHVDPGLTSAWNTLLCGRKRWALYPPGRVPGGVTVHVSAEDGDVDIETPTSLQWWLDIYPHLAEHEKPLECTQLPGETIFVPSGWWHCVLNLETTVAVTQNFVNQSNFEHVCLDMAPGHCHKGVCRAGLLAVPGKSVGDMENHPPGTITWNHNDMTSTEERLKGLGSVTASNSESQCSSFEFSDVDKSLENQVFSYDIGFLSQFLEKEKDHYTSVWSPTNPIGQREAREWLRRLWVLKPELRGLIWKGACLAINVDKWYACLEEIRACHSLPAPSEDEKLPVGTGSNPVFIVSDNVIKINAEGGLGYSAHGLGTELEFYDLLRKVGSPLINHIPEIIASGFLVYEDGVYRTVPWNGKGMPDVLAKYYPLELSYANSCFPLGLWSKQQFGMDGSAESSNRPIWPYMVTRKCKGDIFAHVRDTLSKADLLNLASSLGVQMRNIHLLPLPHGESLPEPEDNNVKDSDPPEWKQVISTLNRRKNNIKKHLANWGGTVPTVLIEKAEEYLPPDMSSLIKLVKDDDGDSVYTFPSWIHSDIMDDNILTQRAPEMGSLTDTKSTGDGDLEKLNEIHIIDFSDLSIGDPLCDLIPLHLDVFRGDIDLLREYLRSYQLPFLRGKSNNDIYKSVQSSKFSTAAYRAMCYCILHDDNVLAAIFGLWKELRNATSWEEIEHLVWDDLNRYQQSSPTLSS from the exons ATGGAATCGGCGGGGAACGGCCGGAGGGACGCCGCGCTGGGGGGCCTGGCGGTGCTCCCCGACGAGCTGCTCTGCGCcgtcgtcgacctcctccagcccaCCGACATCGGCCGCCTCGCATGCGTCAGCAG TGTCATGTACATACTTTGCAACGAGGAACCTCTCTGGATGAGTAAATATCTTTCTGTTGGTGGTCATTTTGAGTACAAAGGTTCTTGGAAGAAAACAACGTTGGCTAG GCTTAATCTTTGCTCCGAAAATAGTGAGCTTGAGCAGAAGGCTCGTCATTTTGATG GATTCAACTCCTTGTACTTATACAGGAGATGGTATAGATGTTTTACTACTTTGAGTAGTTATTCCTTTGACAATGGCCATGTGGAAAGAAAGGACGATCTTTCTTTGGATCATTTCCGTTCTCAGTATGATGGAAAAGGCCCA GTTTTGCTTGGTAAGCTGGCTGATTCCTGGCCAGCGAGGACGAAATGGTCAATGCAGCAGCTGGTACATGATTATGGTGAAGTTACATTTAGGATATCACAAAGAAGCCCTAAGAAGATAATAATGAAACTGAAAGACTACGTTTCTTACATGGAACTCCAGCATGATGAAGATCCTCTTTACATATTTGATGATAAG TTTGGAGAGTCAGCACCAGCACTATTGGAAGATTACAGAGTCCCTCATTTATTTCAAGAAGATCTTTTTGATGTCTTGGATTATGAACAAAGACCAGCTTTCAGATGGTTCATTATTGGACCAGAAAGATCAGGTGCCTCTTGGCATGTTGATCCAGGATTAACCAGTGCGTGGAATACTCTTCTTTGTGGCCGAAAAAG ATGGGCACTGTACCCTCCAGGAAGAGTGCCTGGTGGTGTCACCGTACATGTAAGTGctgaagatggtgatgttgacATTGAGACTCCAACATCTTTGCAG TGGTGGCTTGATATCTATCCTCATCTTGCCGAACACGAGAAGCCACTGGAATGCACACAATTACCAGGAGAGACTATATTTGTTCCTAGTGGGTGGTGGCATTGTGTTTTAAACCTTGAGACGACAGTTGCAGTTACACAAAATTTTGTCAATCAATCAAATTTTGAGCATGTATGTCTAGACATGGCACCTGGTCACTGTCACAAAGGAGTTTGTCGTGCTGGCTTACTTGCTGTTCCAGGAAAATCTGTTGGAGATATGGAAAATCATCCACCTGGGACAATTACATGGAACCACAATGACATGACCAGTACAGAAGAAAGACTGAAAGGTTTAGGGTCTGTAACAGCTTCAAACAGTGAAAGTCAGTGTTCTTCATTTGAGTTCTCAGACGTCGACAAAAGTTTGGAGAATCAAGTTTTCTCGTATGATATAGGTTTCTTATCTCAATTCCTTGAGAAAGAAAAAGATCACTATACTTCTGTCTGGAGTCCTACTAATCCAATTGGCCAGAGAGAAGCAAGAGAATGGCTGCGAAGGTTATGGGTTCTTAAACCTGAACTGAGAGGACTAATATGGAAG GGTGCATGCCTAGCAATAAATGTGGACAAATGGTATGCATGCTTAGAGGAAATAAGGGCATGCCATAGTTTACCGGCACCGTCAGAGGATGAGAAGCTTCCTGTTGGGACAGGTAGCAACCCA GTCTTCATTGTCTCTGACAATGTGATTAAAATCAATGCTGAAGGAGGCTTGGGTTATTCTGCCCATGGTTTAGGCACAGAG CTTGAGTTCTATGATCTTCTGCGAAAAGTTGGCTCGCCTTTGATCAACCACATCCCTGAGATCATTGCAAGTGGCTTTCTTGTGTACGAAGATGGCGTCTACAGAACAGTCCCATGGAATGGAAAAGGAATGCCAGATGTTTTGGCTAAATACTATCCTCTGGAGCTTTCTTATGCAAACAGCTGTTTTCCTCTTGGGTTATGGAGCAAACAACAGTTTGGAATGGATGGTTCCGCTGAATCTTCAAACAGACCTATTTGGCCTTACATGGTTACCAGAAAATGCAAAGGGGATATCTTTGCTCACGT CCGTGATACATTGTCCAAGGCTGACCTATTGAATCTTGCATCATCCTTGGGAGTTCAAATGCGAAATATCCATTTATTACCCCTTCCACATGGGGAATCATTACCCGAACCTGAGGACAATAATGTGAAAGACAGTGATCCACCTGAATGGAAACAAGTAATTTCTACTCTAAACAGAAGAAAGAATAATATAAAGAAGCACCTAGCTAACTG GGGGGGTACCGTACCGACAGTTTTAATTGAGAAGGCTGAAGAATATCTCCCTCCTGATATGAGTTCTCTAATCAAGCTTGTTAAG GATGACGATGGTGACTCGGTGTACACATTCCCTTCTTGGATACATTCAGATATTATGGACGATAACATTCTTACCCAGAGGGCTCCCGAAATGGGTTCCCTCACTGATACTAAAAGCACTGGTGACGGAGATCTGGAGAAACTGAATGAAATCCATATCATTGACTTCAGTGATCTGTCCATTG GGGATCCTCTATGTGACTTAATTCCGCTGCACTTGGATGTTTTCCGTGGTGATATTGATCTTCTGAGGGAGTACCTTAGAAGCTATCAGCTTCCTTTCCTCAGAGGGAAATCAAACAATGACATCTACAAGTCGGTGCAAAGTTCGAAGTTCAGCACCGCAGCATATCGCGCGAT GTGCTACTGCATACTGCACGACGACAACGTCTTGGCAGCTATATTTGGCCTGTGGAAGGAGCTGAGGAATGCAACGTCGTGGGAGGAGATCGAGCACTTGGTCTGGGATGACCTGAACCGATACCAGCAATCGTCGCCTACACTTTCTAGCTAG
- the LOC109772005 gene encoding BIIDXI-like protein At5g11420, which yields MVIKGALLFLVVCAAARAASAGDGPLPNGNFEDSPDRFQMDGSRVTGANAIPQWKITGHVEYIESGQKEGDMILTVPEGSHAVRLGEDGSIHQQLSVAPGTQYSVTFSAARTCAQYEKLTVSVVPGDASDEISIQTVYTSSGWDSYCWAFQATNDVMTLTIHNPVHEDDPACGPMIDSVAIKALYPPQAAGDNLLRNGDFEQGPYIAPGSPFGVLVPNRDETHISPISGWMIMSYSKVIKYVDSQHYAVPHGSYAVELVSGGEAALVQEVDTAPGSACRLEFSVGNAGNRCESSDEQPMRVLVSTAGGSKTVVHRSDGNGGGTTRASLEFTAIHSRTKVVFSGSSYHTKSDSSGTRCGPVVDDASLVCVPPTPARRLLR from the exons ATGGTGATCAAGGGCGCGCTGCTGTTCTTGGTCGTCTGCGCGGCTGCTCGAGCTGCTTCTGCCGGCGATG GCCCACTGCCGAATGGCAACTTCGAGGACTCGCCGGACAGGTTCCAAATGGACGGCTCGAGGGTGACGGGGGCGAACGCCATCCCACAGTGGAAGATCACCGGGCACGTGGAGTACATCGAGTCCGGGCAGAAGGAGGGGGACATGATCCTGACGGTGCCGGAGGGCTCGCACGCCGTGCGGCTGGGCGAGGATGGCTCCATCCACCAGCAGCTCAGCGTGGCGCCGGGCACGCAGTACTCCGTCACCTTCAGCGCGGCGCGCACATGCGCCCAGTACGAGAAGCTGACCGTGTCGGTCGTCCCCGGCGACGCGTCCGACGAGATCTCCATCCAGACGGTGTACACCAGCAGCGGCTGGGACTCCTACTGCTGGGCTTTCCAGGCCACGAACGACGTCATGACGCTCACCATCCATAACCCCGTCCACGAGGACGACCCCGCCTGCGGCCCCATGATCGACTCCGTCGCCATCAAGGCGCTCTACCCTCCCCAGGCCGCCGGCG ACAACTTGCTGAGGAACGGCGACTTCGAGCAGGGGCCGTACATCGCGCCGGGGTCACCATTTGGGGTGCTGGTGCCCAACAGGGACGAGACCCACATCTCGCCGATCTCGGGGTGGATGATCATGTCCTACTCCAAGGTCATCAAGTACGTGGACTCGCAGCACTACGCGGTGCCGCATGGCTCCTACGCCGTGGAGCTGGTGTCCGGCGGGGAGGCCGCGCTGGTGCAGGAGGTGGACACCGCGCCGGGGAGCGCGTGCAGGCTGGAGTTCTCGGTCGGGAACGCCGGCAACCGGTGCGAGTCGAGCGACGAACAGCCCATGCGCGTGCTGGTCTCCACGGCGGGCGGGAGCAAGACCGTGGTGCACCGCTCCGACGGCAACGGCGGGGGCACCACGCGCGCCTCGCTCGAGTTCACAGCGATCCATAGCCGGACCAAGGTGGTGTTCTCCGGCTCCAGCTACCACACCAAGTCCGACAGCAGCGGCACCCGCTGCGGGCCCGTCGTCGACGACGCCTCGCTCGTCTGCGTTCCGCCGACGCCTGCCCGCCGGTTGCTTCGCTGA